The window CTTGTTGCGCGCGGTTCCGAGGTGAAGCGTCATGCCGTCGACCATCGATATGAGCAATACGGCGATGTGCGCGCTCTCGGTGGCCCCGCGCTTTGGATTCACGGCACGAATGAGCTCGGTGAACTCTTTCGTCATAGTGTCGTACCACTCGTCGCGCATTTGGGCGCACTCGGGATCCGTGGCGGCGAGCGAAAAGAAATGCCACCATAACGGGATGTTCTTCGAATCCTTCGCGTCCTCAAGGGACATCTCTAGGATGGCCTCGATCGTTCCGCGAGGCGATTCATTGTCCTTAAGCGCACGTTTCAGTGCATCGAAATAGCCTTCGATGACCGGAGCCATAACCGCGCGCAGGATCGCTGGCCTCGTGGGGAAGTAGTACTGGAGATTGCTGACACTGATTCCCGCGCTAAGAGCGACGGCGCGCTGCGAGAATTCCATCGGGCCATTTTCAAGCAGGAGCTTTCGTGCAACTCGGACGATGGCGTTGCGCGTCCGTATGCCTTGGGCTCGCAGGCCGTCGGGCGGCGTTGCCGAAGAAACTGCACTCGATGTGCGCCCCTTACGGGTACTGCGCTGCGGGTTTGGCACGGTCATCGTTCCGTCTCGGTTGCAGCAAGTCTCATCTTGAACGGATGAGATCATGCTGACGGTTCGTTTGGTAAACGTGACTATACCTTACAATCGCGTCAATTCGCGACTGGGCACCCGCGTGGCACGCACTTCGACACTGTGCGAATCGTCGACCAACTGTTCGCGACGCCCAACGCGCCGTTTTTGACGCACCATCGCGGGAAACGACCCGCAGTAATAGTGTTCGCTGACGCAGTCCGGCGAGCAGATGGATTCCGTCGCGAATCCCACTCGACGATTATGTACCCCACTCTAGGGGCTGCCGAGCGATTCCTCGTTTTGAAACTCCGCGCGTGCCAGCGTCCCGATAGCCAGTGAGCGGTTTAGTTACGGCGACCGCGTCCCCACCCTACAATCATTTTCGGATCGCGTACTACGCCATCGGTAGCGAGTCGGAGAAGGTAGCAGACAGGAAGTTGTTGATTTTACTAGTTTTAATATTGGGGGCATGACGCGAACCCTTATTCCGCTTGAGTGCTTCTAACCGGAGATTTGCATCAAAATCAAGGCTACCCCTTATCCCTGATGAGGACCAGTGAAGCAACGTGCGACGGCGACTCACAGTTGGCGCATCAACGGGCCCATTGTTTATTTGACATAAATCTATTTATCGCATTTTCATTAGGGTAACTAATTGAATCGACAGCCAAGAGGCCGATGAGGGGCAAGCGCGCAAACTTCCATGATGGCTCGTGCTGATGGCAGGCACATCAGAAGCCGAATGTACAGACGCAAGTCAAGACCTTCGAAAATGCACACCGATCTTGCTCATAGGCGGGAGTCCATGTACGGATATAAGTCCGCAACCACCCTTCTCGCCACTAACAATATCGCCTTGCAAATGGGAGGCGACCATATGAGAAATGTCGCATTTTGACGTAGATTCGTTGCCAGACAAGCGTTTCAGGAGCGCTGGCGATGAACACGACCGGGACCATCACCATGTCGATGCACGAACTGGACCGACTCAGAGTGATCAGGCCGTCGCCGAACGCCAACTCAAGCCTGGCCGTGCCGCCGAGCGGCTACACGTGAGCGTGCGGCAGATCGAACGGCTTGTCATGCGTTATCGTGCGGACGGTGCACGCGGTCTGGTGTCCGGCAAGCGCGCACGCACGAGTAATCACCGGTTGCCGGACGGCGTGGCGCAGCGTGCGCTCGCGCTGATCCGTGAGCGCTATGCCGATTTTGGTCCGACGCTGGCGTGCGAGAAATTACGGGAATGCCACGGCATTGAACTGGCCGTCGAGACGATTCGTTCTCTGATGACAGCTGCGGGCCTTTGGGTGCCTCGCAAACAGCGCCTGCCGCGGATTCACCAGCCGCGCAACCGCCGCGCGTGTCTGGGCGAGCTGATCCAGATCGATGGTAGCGATCACCGCTGGTTCGAGGCGCGTGGAACGCGCCAATCTGACGCTGCAGGACCGGCTGGTCAAGGAGTTGCGCTTGCGCGGCATCAGCACCTGGGAGGCGGCCAATGCTTATGAGCCCTCATTCATCGCTGATTTAAATCAGCGTTTCGGCAAGCCGCCACGCAGCGACCACGACGCCCATCGGCCCCTGCGCGCCGCCGACGATCTGACGCTACTGCTGGCATATCGCGTCTGGCGTAAGGTCACGCACGCGCTGACGGTGCAATACGACCGCGTGATGTATCTGCTCGAAGACACGCCGGCCAATCGCCTGTTGATTCACCAGCAAATGGAGGTGGTCGAGTATCCGAGTGGCTGCGTCGAGGTTCAGGCGGGCGGCGAGGTGCAGCATTATCGGATCGTCGGAATGGTTTCACGTGAAATGCTCATAACCAACGGATCTTGTGCACAATATACGCACCCAAAATGACGCGCGCGCCTAGTCGCTCTCCTTTTTGGCGGGCCAGGATCCCGCGTCGCTGGGCGGCTCGGATAATCGAGGCGGGATGTTGGCGTTATGTTTCGGCCGTCGGCCGTTGGAACTTATGCTAAAATTGTGCAAATTCTGTGCTTGGAGAGCGACTTATGAATTCGGATACCGGCGCCTTTCCCAGTGCCGATGCGGGCTTCGACCGTTTTATGGCCTCACTACATGATCCCGAAGACCCAGCACCGATCGTCTCCGCGCGTCGCTTCGGCGAGGCCTTGCGTATCGACTTGCAAACCCTTGCTCAGCAAGCCCACGTACATCGGAACACGATCAGCCGGCAACCTGCATCCGAAAGCGTACAACGATTCCTCCGCGACGCTCTGCGGGTCATTCGTGCGGCCACGGATATCTCAGGTGACGTCACGAAGGCACTGTTCTGGTATCGAAACGAACCTCTGCCCGTGTTCAACTACAAAACCGCCGAGGAGCTGGTGTCGGAAGGTCGAGCCGATGACGTCCTTCGCTACGTTTCGTCGCTTGAGGCGGGCCCGGCAGGATGATCCTCACAGAATTGACCGGGGTAACTGTCTATCGTATGCATGTCCCCAGGTGGGCTGTCGCGCCGACGAGCGGCGCAGGAGCGGGAACGCATGGCGGTCGGGCGAATCGTGTCGGGCTCAATGCGCTATATCTTGCCTTGGACCCCGCCACAGCCATCCGAGAGTATCAGCAGTTATCGTCCTTGATGCCACCGGGGACGTTGGTCAGCTACAACCTCACGGCCGCTCCGATGGTCGATTTCACCGGCGGGTACGAAAGCGGAAAGTGGTCTCCTCTGTGGGAGGATTTCTATTGCGACTGGCGCCACTGCTGGTTCAATGAACGGATCGAGCCCCCCAGCTGGATCCTTGGCGATGAGGTCGTCTCGAGCGGTGCCAAGGGTATCCTCTTCAAATCACGACTGACGCCCGACGGTACAAATCTCGTTCTGTACACAGAGCGTCTTGACTCCACGGACCACCTCGACGTCTACGATCCAAATAACGCTCTTCCGAAAAACCAGTCTTCTTGGGATTGACCTTTGGAGAGCCCGACAGAAATCGGCACGTCGGACCCATTGCTGCCGGTCGGCCTTCGGTACGCTGAGTGTCTCTTGATGAAGTGCAACGGCCAGTCAACGCGCGGTCCTCGCCGACGTGTCGTTGACCATTGCGAACCTTCGAGTCGTGCTCGGGCGGCTGCACATCGCGCGGGAGCATGGCGCGCACCTCAAGCAGCTCGGCCGCGATCGCGGCTTCATTGGTCTTTATTCACTCGACGGGCAAGTGCCCTCCTCGCTTCAACGGCTATCTCATCGAGGATTTTGGCCTGAGCGCGAAGACGTCGAAGCGGCGAGCGCGTGAGCACTCAGCGTCGAGCCAAGCCGGGCGGCGAGACCGGCGCCAACGGCGAATGGTATGAAGGCGGCGGCAAGTTCATTGCCACTCGAGACAACCCGAAGCGCGCCGAGCGTTCGCGAAAGGCGACAAGAAAGGTCGAGATCGAGCCGCGGAAATGGTGAGTCCGGCCCGATTACGGGTACGACGCCCGGCAGATCACACGCTGGCCGGATCGCGCGCGCCCGCATAAATCTTCCGCACCCCTCTTTCGAGCGCCTGTTTCGCGAAAGGCCAAGCCCGCGATTCGCGCCCGTCAGGAAACCACAGCACCTTCGATCTTCATAATCCTTCCTTTCGCATGATGAATCGCATGCGCGCCGGCTCGCCGCGCGTGAGATCTGGTGGAAACAAGGCTGCATTCGCTTGCGGATCCGTTGCGCCGTGCCTTCGCGTGCAGCAGTTAATCGCGTCGCGAAGTCCGCGCCGGATTGCTTTTGTCGGACGATTCGTGACAACTCGGGCGTCGCATCCGATGGCCGAAGGGGGCGTAACTTTACTGGTGATGGCCTGTAAAGTTGTCGGTTCATGACGACGCCGTTCACCCGACCGCTGAGCGTACCGGGGTCGACCGACCCGGGCGTCCCCATAGCAGTGGGTTGCCCTGTGGTAACGCGTCGCGAGCCGACATCACCTCACAGGGGAGACACCATGCAACTGAGTGGGTCGCGCTTGCACGGCAAGGACATTACACACCTGCAAATCACATCATTCGCCGACGTCCGAGTCGGATACACGATGGCTTGTTGACTTACATCCCCCCGCGACGGTGTGCGAGACAGGCGACACCATGCTGGCCGCCGCGGTATCTTCGTTCGTGTCCTATCGAAAGCACGCATGCGATTAAATCTTTTGCGATTGACATCCAATAACACTTCCCCCCATGATGCAACGCATGCGATTATCTCGCATACGACTAAAAACCTGAACACCCTCATTCACACAGGAATCCATCATGACCAAGATCGAACAAGTCCTCCACTCAGGCAACAGCCACGCCACGATCAATCACGACCCCAATGTCCCGCGCGGTGAGCTCGGCGTCCTCGACCTCAAGCTGTCAGCCCCCGGCGGTGAAACCCGCGAGTTCATCGCCACCGAGCTACACCCGAGAGCCGAGCAGTTGTTTTCGGGCGCATGGTCGGCCTGTTACGTCAGCGCGTTCCAGATTGCGGCCTCGCTGAAGAAGGTCAAGCTGCCGTCCGACTACTCCGTGGACATCCAGGTAAGCATTGGGTCGGTCGGTAGCGGGCATTGCCTCGGCGCCCAGTTCACCGTCCGCGTGCCGGGTCTGGCAAAGGAAGTCGTCGAGGCACTCGCGCACCACGCCCATCAGCTCTGCCCGTACTCGAAGGCTGTGCACGGCAACATCGAAGTCGGTCTCAACGTCGTCACTATTTGACAAAAACACCGCATGCGATTAAATCGCGCAATATTTAAATACGCTTAATACGCTCATACACATAGGAATTCATCATGGAAAAGATCGAAAAAGTTCTCGCCTCGGGCAACTCCCACGCCACGGTCAATCACGACCCCAATCTCCAGCGCGGCCAGTTTGGCGTCTTTGACCTCAAGCTGTCGGCGCCCGGCGTGGAACGCCTCGAGTTCATCGCCACCGAGCCGCACCCGACAGCCGAGAAGTTGTTTGCGGGCGCGTGGTCGGCCTGTTACACCACCGTGTTCGGGATCGCGGCCTCGCTGAAGAAGGTCAAGCTGCCGCCCGACTATTCCGTGGACATTCAGGTAAACGTTGGGCAAACCGGTACCGCGTGGTTCCTCGGCGCCCAGTTCAACATCCGCGTACCGGGTCTGGCAAAGGAAGTCGTCGAGGAAATCGCGCACCTGACCCATACGATCTGCCCGTACTCGAAGTCTGTGCGGGGCAACATCGAGATCGGCACGAACATCGTCACGGTGTGATCCGCCTAGGCACGTGCCTCTCTCTGGGGCACGTGCCCCTCTGAACATTTTTTTAGGGATTCCCATCATGAAGACCAAGCTCATCGTTGCACTGCTCGTCGCCTTTTCGGCGTCCGCCACCGCACCCGCGTTCGCCAGCGGCTATGGACCGGCCCCGTTCTACAAGCCCTCGGTGGGCGCACCGGCGTCGCAAAGCGGTCAGAGCGCGCGAACCGTCGCCGCCGAACGCGACGACGTAACTGGCTCGCAAGAGGCATACGGCGGTGTAGTCGCCGGACTCTCCCAGGCGGGCAGCCATGCCGCCGTGACGTCGCGCGACAACCTGTTCGCGCGTCACTAGATCGCGCATCCTTCCCCTTTGGACCGTCGCGCATCGTCCCCTCTTCATGCGCGCCGGCCACAGCGTCGGATGGGTCGTGGTTTATTTACCAAGGAGGATTGAAACAATGTTCAGTCATGTAGTGGTCGGCACCAACGACCTGGAAAAAGCAAAGCGATTTTACGATGCCGTGCTCGGCGCGATTGGCTATGGTGACGGTATCAGTGACGACAACGATCAACGTCGACGCTATGCCTATCGCGGCGACACGGGGCTTTTCATTATCACGCAGCCGCTCGATGGTCGGCCGGCGACCGCTGCCAATGGCGGAACGATCGGCTTTGCCTGTCAGTCGACCAGGCAGGTCGATCTCTGGCATGTCGCCGGGGTCGCCAATGGTGGAACATCAGCTGAGGCGCCGCCTGGCGTGCGTGAGGCCGCGTTTGGCAGCCTCTATCTCGCCTATCTGCGCGATCCGGACGGCAACAAGCTCGGCGCCCTGTATCGCATGCCGGCCTAAAGCGAACGGCGGCCACAAGGGCGCTCCAGACGTTCGGCGGCCATAGCGGCAGGCAGGCGCCGCCGCAATACCTCTACGCTGCGAAATAGCTGGGCCCGGCGAAATGACAAGCGGTTCTACTCTATGCGGCAGCGGCTCGACGTTCGTTATTGCGATATCATCGCATGCGATATATAGCACTTCGTATGTCTTGAGGACAATCAGGCTTTAGCCGAGGAGGATAAAGATGAAAACTAGGAACCAGGCGCCCGCTGCGGCCATGCCGCTGTCGGACTATCTGTGCTTTGCAATCTACTCAGCGAACCTGGCGTTCGGTAGGGCATACAAGCCGATACTCGAGGAGCTTGGGCTCACCTATACGCAATACGTCACGATCGTTGCGCTTTGGGAGGAAGACAATCCGACCGTCAGCGGTCTGGGCGAGAAGCTGTTTCTCGAATCCAACACGCTTACGCCGATGCTGAAGAAGCTCGAGGTGATGGGTTATCTAGAGAGGCAGCGCGATCCCGAAGACGAGCGTCAGGTGCGGGTCAGGCTCACGAAAAACGGTCGACGGCTGCGCGAAAAAGCCCTGACTATGAGTCTCTCTGGGGCGACTGGCCTTGCGCCAGACGAGTTTGCTAAAGTGCAGAAGGCAATCGTGACGCTGCGGGACAATCTTATCAAGTCAGTCCAAAACGGCGAATGAGCGCTTAACGGTCGTGTTGCAGGGGCGTCCCTGAAACGGGAACCTGACGGTGTGACGGTGCGGTCTTGATCGATGGTGCGCTATGGCGCGGATCGAGTTCCGTCGTCGTTGTCACATCCAGCCAGTAGATGAGATCTCCAGTATCGGCATCGATATCCGATTTGAGCGCGCGGCATTCGAGCAGCATCAGTTCGCCCCGGCGCAACCCCGCCAGAAGCAGCACGTTGACGATGAGCCAGTTCCTCACGCGCACGTGTGCGCCTCTCGAACGGATTCCGGAGAGCATCAGGATGCGCGACCTCAAGCAGGTCGGTCAGCGTGCTAGTTGGGAGCGCCCGCGCAAACCGGAACTGCCCGCGCCGGGGATTGCGCAATCTCCCCATCGTCCATCAATCTGATGCTGGCGTGCTCCGCGCAGCTCTTTGTCGGTGGACCGGGTGCTTGCCTCGACGCCATGCCACGCGAGGTCGAAGAGGGTGCCCCCTACGTTGGTGGCTTGGGGTTGGCGGAGCGTTAGCTTCGCTGTAGGGTTTGGGTTGAGTGAATTTCAGTATATCGACTTCTATGCCTGACGATGCTTGGCTTGTTGCACCCGAAGACGCCTATGCCCAATGGCAACGCGAAGAAGCAACAGGCGCGGATCGCCGCGCGTTCGCCGACCAGTCGATCGTCCAGCACCGTTCGATGTTCTCGCGCTTCAACGACTATCTGATCGCCCACGGAGCGACGGTGGCGAGCTTCGGGGCGGACCACATCGATGGATTCTTCGCTAAACTCGCGCAGGACTGCGCGCCCGGCACGACCACGCGCCTGCGCTATCTCAAACTTATCGACCGATTCACGCGTCACCTCGTGAACATCGAACTGCGCGCCGATAATCCCGCCGCGCAGATGTTAGTCAACGAGAACTGGCCACAAGACGAGCCAACACCGATCTATCTGTCACCGGAAGGCGATGCGCGGCTACAAGCGGTGTGCGTTGCAACCGAAGGCGCGGCCTTCAAGGATCTTCGGAACACCGCGATCGTGGCGCTGTTTCTCGCGTCAGGGGTCACGGCCGCCGAACTCAAGCAGCTACGAGTCGACGACCTCGATGTCCACGGCGAACGTCCTACTGTCTTCGTCGAGAAGCATGGGCCTCGGATTGCACGGCGGGTGCCGATCGATGCCTTCGCGATCGACGTACTGCGCAGCTATCACGAGGCCCGCAGTCGGATTCAGCCTCCAACGCAATGGCTTTTCACCGCCACGGCGGGCGGCAAGCCGATGCAGCCAGATACGATGTTGAAATGCGTCCGCCAGGCTCTACGCAGCGCGAACTTGTCGGCTGCCGACGAGAGTCCACGCTTGCTCAGAAACACCTTCGGTCGTCGGCTAATCATCGCCGGCAAGACCAACGAGCAGGTGAGCAATCTTATGGGCTTGTCGAGCCATCGCACGGCTGCTCGCCTTCGTCAAACACGGGCATGCGATATCGGAACGTCGTGAAGCCGTCGCCTGGCCGAGCGCCTTCGTTCATTGCGCATGGAAATTTCGGCCGCGTCCTGGGAACAGAATACAAGCGACTCACTACTTGCGCGCGGGACTCTTCGAGACGGCATGAGGCTGCCATCGGCTGGCACCTTCCTTGCATAGGCGTCAATTGCGGGCAACGGTACCCGCTTGAAACTATGGAGAAGCGCCATGCAGATCCTTATCCTGGACGACGATCAAGATTTCGCGAACGGGCTCGCGGCACTTATCGCACGGATGGGCCATGGCGTAGCGATCGCACACAACTGCGCCGCAGCTCGCACGTTCGCTCATGATCGCGACTTCGACGTCATTCTTGCCGATGTGGACCTTCCGGACGGTGATGGAAGACACGTTTGCGACGGGTTGAGGGCCGAGGGCGCTTCGCAGGGAGCGTACATGATTGCCGTGACGGGCAAGACCGATCTCGGCGATGACGACTTTCCCTCGTTCGATGGTTATGTACGCAAGCCGGTCACCTACGACTTGCTCGAGCGCGTGCTCGAGGAATGGCGGCTTGCTGCCGGCCTTGACCGCGTGACGACCGCCCCTGAACCCTCCAAAGTCGTCGAAGCGCGATAACGCGCGCTCCGCAAATCGCAACGGGCTTCGCAGTGGCAACAACCGGTGATAGAAGCATTTGCTTGCGATCATGCCCGGCGCTGCCGGGCATGATATAGCAACGCGCCGAGAACCCTCTACGCGCAGCAACAGGGAAGGTTCTAGTTCTCGCGCCCCTCTCTAGTCTGGTGTGCACTGCCGGATTGCGAAGAGCCGAGATCTGCCAGGACGTCCGGTCGACAGAATGGGTCTTGTCATTAGTTTCATATTTCGACTATTATCGAATCATGGAAACGAATGAAACCATTGCCGCGCTGGCGGCGCTCGCGCATGAGTCGCGGCTCGCAGTCTTTCGCGCCCTGGTACAGGCGGGCCCCGAAGGCATGCCCGCAGGCCAGATCGCCACGCTGCTGGATGTCGCGCCGTCGTCGCTGTCCTTCCACCTGAAGGAACTGTCTCGCGCGCAGCTCGTCACCAGCCGTCAGGAAGGCCGGTTCATCTACTACTGCGCCAACTTCGAAACGATGAACGGCCTGCTGGCCTATCTCACCGAGAACTGCTGTGGCGGCAACCCCTGTTCGCCAGCATCGGCATGTTCTCCCTCTCGGGAGAAGCAGTCATGAAGCGCTTTCATGTGCACGTCGCCGTCACCGATCTCACAGCGAGCATCCGTTTCTACTCGGCGTTGTTCGCGGCTGAACCGACGGTCATCAAGAGCGATTACGCGAAGTGGATGCTCGACGACCCGCGCGTCAATTTCGCGATCTCGCAACGCGGCGCCACGCCGGGCGTCGACCATCTGGGGGTGCAGGTCGAAAACGAGGCCGAACTGGCCGAGATGCACGATCGACTCGAAGGCGCCGCGTTGCCGGTCGACACCCAGACGGATACCGTCTGCTGCTATGCCAACTCGAACAAGTACTGGACCGTCGATCCGCAAGGCATCGCATGGGAGTCGTATCACACGCTGAACGACATTCCGGTATTCGGCGAGTCACGCAATTCGCCGAAAGGTGCACCTGCTTCTGAAGTCGCAGCGTGCTGCGCTCCGACGTCGGGCAAGTCGGTCGGTGTTCCGGTCAAATCCTCGTCATGCTGCTGAGTCCGACGCGCAATTCAACGACGAGCGTATGACAACCAACGTATCGATCCTGTGCACGCACAACTCGGCGCGCAGCGTGCTCGGCGATGCCACGCTGAATCACTACTGCGACAGCGCCGCCGCCGAAGCATGTGCGTTCTGGCCGGGTAGTCCGGTCAGGGTGCATCGGGGCGATGCCGACGGGTCGAACGCACCGGGCGGCGATGACGTCAAGCGTCAGGCGTTCGAGCTGACCCGCCAGGCGATCGGCTATCGCATGCTGCAGTTGCTTGAACTTCCCCTGGACCGTCTGGGCGATGCCGAGCTTCAGCAGGCGCTCAATGACATCCTGCAAAGCTGAACCCATCTCCATCGAGTCGTCTCATGAACACGCCCAACGTCGCCGCTTCGCGCAGGACCGCATCGAAGCCAGCCATCAGCTTCTTCGAGCGGTACCTGACCGTCTGGGTCGCACTGTGCATTCTCGCAGGCATCCTGCTCGGCCAGGTCATGCCCGGCGTCTTTCAGGCAATTGGCCGGATGGAGTACGCGCAGGTCAACCTCCCGGTCGGGCTGCTGATCTGGGTGATGATCATCCCCATGCTGGTCAAGGTCGATTTCGGTTCGCTGCATGAAGTGCGTCAGCACATCCGGGGCATCGGCGTCACGCTCTTCGTGAACTGGCTGGTCAAGCCTTTTACGATGGCGTTCCTCGCCTGGCTGTTCATCAAGCACCTGTTGGCGCCGATGCTGCCCGCAGCGCAGCTCGACAGCTATGTGGCCGGCCTCATCCTGCTGGCGGCCGCGCCCTGTACGGCAATGGTGTTCGTGTGGAGTCGTCTCACCGGCGGCGACCCGCTCTTCACGCTCTCGCAGGTCGCGCTCAACGACAGCATCATGGTGGTCGCGTTTGCGCCGCTCGTGGGCCTGCTGCTCGGCATTTCCGCGATTACGGTGCCGTGGGCGACGCTGCTCACCTCGGTCGCGCTCTACATCGTCATTCCGGTGATTCTCGCGCAGATCCTGCGCAAGGCGCTGCTCGTCCAGGGAGAAGCCGCGTTTGAAGCAGCAATGGCGAAGATCGGTCCCTGGTCGATCACGGCGCTGCTCGCGACGCTGGTTCTGCTGTTCGCTTTCCAGGGCGAAGCCATCCTGAAGCAGCCACTCGTCATCGTGCTGCTCGCCGTGCCGATCCTGATCCAGGTGTTCTTCAATTCGGCGCTCGCGTACTGGCTTAATCGCGCGGTCGGCGAGAAGCACAACATTGCCTGCCCGTCTGCCCTGATCGGCGCGTCGAACTTCTTCGAACTGGCCGTTGCCACGGCAATCGGCCTGTTCGGGTTCAACTCCGGCGCTGCGCTCGCGACCGTCGTGGGCGTGCTGATCGAGGTGCCGGTCATGCTGCTCGTCGTACGCATCGTCAATCGTTCGAAGAACTGGTACGAGTCCGCCTGAAGGCTTTGGAAACGAGCACATGAACGACGTCATCATCTATCACAACCCTGGGTTCGGAGCCCCGCGCGACACGCTCGCGGTGATTCACCGCGCGAACAACGAACCCACGACCATTACCGATGCGGAGGGAAAACGTGTCTGATCTTGCGACCGAACTGCCGCAGGTTGACCCGGCGCTGTTCCGCGTTCCGGACATCGACCGCCTGCAGGCCGCGAAGGCTTCGCCGCACCCCCCGCGCATCCTGCTGCTCTATGGCTCGCTACGCGAACGCTCCTTCAGCCGACTGCTCAGCGAAGAAGCCGCGCGCCTCCTTGCGGCGATGGGCGCCGATGTGCGGACGTTCAACCCGAGCGGCCTGCCGCTGCCGGACGATGCGCCGGACACTCATCCCAAGGTGGCCGAGCTGCGGGACCTGGTGCTGTGGTCGGAAGGCATGGTCTGGTGCTCGCCGGAGCGCCACGGCGCGATGACCGGCATCATGAAATCGCAGATCGACTGGATTCCGCTTTCGCTCGGCGCGGTCCGGCCGACGCAGGGCAAGACGCTCGCGGTGATGCAGGTGAGCGGCGGCTCGCAGTCGTTCAACGCGGTCAACCAGATGCGCGTGCTCGGGCGCTGGATGCGCATGCTGACGATCCCCAACCAGTCGTCGGTGGCCAAGGCGTTCATGGAGTTCGATGAAACCGGCCGCATGAAACCCTCGGCCTACTTCGATCGAGTCGTGGATGTAATGGAAGAGTTGGTGAAGTTTACGCTGCTCACCCGGGATATTGGTCCGTATCTGGTCGACCGTTATAGCGAACGAAAGGAAAGCGCCGCGGAACTGATGAAGCGGGTGAACCAGTCGAGCATCTGATCAGTGTCGCCCGCCGCTCCTGATCGTCGTAGTTCACAGTGAAGAAGCTGCAAGTCGAACTTGCACGCGATGCCGGCGAGCCTGCTTGCCGTGTTCAGCAGCGTCTGCACGTCGCCGCGATCTTGAAGCACCTGGGGGTGGACCCGGCGCTTC is drawn from Caballeronia sp. NK8 and contains these coding sequences:
- the arsH gene encoding arsenical resistance protein ArsH, with the translated sequence MSDLATELPQVDPALFRVPDIDRLQAAKASPHPPRILLLYGSLRERSFSRLLSEEAARLLAAMGADVRTFNPSGLPLPDDAPDTHPKVAELRDLVLWSEGMVWCSPERHGAMTGIMKSQIDWIPLSLGAVRPTQGKTLAVMQVSGGSQSFNAVNQMRVLGRWMRMLTIPNQSSVAKAFMEFDETGRMKPSAYFDRVVDVMEELVKFTLLTRDIGPYLVDRYSERKESAAELMKRVNQSSI